Proteins from one Bacteroides mediterraneensis genomic window:
- a CDS encoding glycosyltransferase — protein sequence MMLSVLLSVYYKENVHHLSQALDSILHQSVPPTEIILVKDGPLTEELETVLAQYQQQYPLLHTVSLPVNQGLGKALNEGLKHCRYPLIARMDTDDIAKPDRFEKQLQVFEQHPEVDICSAWIEEFEDTPTRILAIKKLPETHAEIQKYARHRCPINHPVVMYKKEAVLKAGGYEGFPEDYRLWVKMLGKGARFYNLQESLLYFRFSPSMVKRRGGWRYALADMKSQIDFYRMGFLNLPTLVCNLLIRLTVRLTPNRLRSVIYRKMLRK from the coding sequence ATCATGCTATCCGTTCTTTTATCGGTTTATTACAAAGAAAACGTACACCATTTGTCGCAGGCGCTGGACAGCATCCTGCATCAGTCGGTACCTCCCACGGAGATTATCCTCGTGAAGGACGGGCCTCTGACGGAAGAGCTGGAAACCGTCCTCGCCCAGTACCAGCAACAATATCCCCTGCTCCATACCGTCAGCCTGCCGGTCAACCAAGGGTTGGGAAAGGCGCTCAACGAAGGGCTGAAGCATTGCCGTTACCCTTTGATTGCCCGGATGGACACGGACGACATAGCCAAGCCCGACCGGTTTGAGAAACAGCTTCAGGTGTTCGAACAGCATCCGGAAGTGGATATATGCAGTGCCTGGATTGAAGAGTTTGAAGATACGCCGACACGCATCCTGGCCATCAAGAAACTGCCGGAAACGCATGCGGAAATCCAAAAATACGCCCGGCACCGCTGCCCCATCAACCATCCGGTAGTGATGTATAAAAAGGAAGCCGTGCTAAAAGCCGGAGGTTACGAAGGATTCCCAGAAGACTACCGTCTATGGGTGAAGATGCTTGGGAAAGGAGCGCGGTTCTACAACCTGCAGGAGAGTCTGCTTTATTTCCGCTTCTCGCCCAGCATGGTGAAGCGCCGGGGCGGATGGCGCTATGCCCTTGCCGACATGAAGTCGCAGATAGATTTCTACCGGATGGGCTTTTTAAATCTTCCGACATTAGTCTGCAACCTGCTCATCCGCCTTACGGTCCGACTGACGCCCAACCGACTACGCAGTGTGATATACCGGAAAATGTTGCGCAAATAA
- a CDS encoding glycosyltransferase family A protein: protein MNPTIPSLSVIVPVYKAEKYLPRCIDSLLAQTFKDFELLLIDDGSPDHSGNICDAYAQKDPRIRVFHQPNRGVSSSRNLGIEQARAEWVTFVDSDDWVETDFLAQFRLEEAEPDTFILQGFTHNHEQHPEKDFRFGYYKECVFPLSSGEDVARYDLLQNGYPFAKLYHKEKLQRHSIRFNTAISIHEDHAFVWDYLCQITRVRLMESASYHYEKKLGESLSNKTYPPSVWLAASDSLLASLSILEVKCHLTGSRYLKEVYTAYGLEQLMQALYHMDASNFRSVIASAQKRTSLFEQYFLSRTPRQKLVLYLLKQRWGSQPLWLFIHLSHRLFSK from the coding sequence ATGAACCCGACCATTCCCTCCCTGTCTGTAATCGTGCCGGTCTACAAGGCCGAGAAATACCTTCCGCGCTGCATCGACAGCCTGCTTGCACAGACATTCAAGGATTTTGAACTACTGTTGATAGACGACGGAAGTCCGGACCATTCCGGAAATATCTGCGACGCGTACGCCCAGAAGGACCCGCGCATCCGCGTGTTCCACCAGCCCAACCGGGGGGTCAGCTCCTCCCGCAACCTGGGCATCGAACAGGCACGGGCCGAATGGGTGACATTCGTCGACAGCGATGACTGGGTGGAAACGGATTTTCTGGCACAGTTCCGTTTGGAGGAAGCTGAACCGGACACCTTCATCCTGCAAGGCTTCACCCACAACCATGAGCAGCACCCCGAAAAAGACTTCCGGTTCGGCTATTACAAAGAATGCGTGTTTCCCCTTTCCTCGGGCGAGGATGTAGCCCGGTATGACCTTCTACAGAATGGGTATCCCTTTGCCAAACTCTACCACAAGGAGAAACTGCAACGGCATTCTATCCGGTTCAACACGGCCATTTCTATCCACGAAGACCATGCGTTCGTATGGGATTACCTGTGCCAGATTACCCGTGTCAGACTGATGGAGAGTGCCTCCTATCATTACGAAAAAAAGTTGGGCGAATCCTTGAGCAACAAGACTTACCCTCCCTCCGTATGGCTGGCGGCTTCGGACAGCCTGCTGGCCAGCCTTTCCATTCTGGAAGTCAAGTGTCACCTCACGGGCAGCCGCTACCTGAAGGAAGTGTACACCGCTTACGGACTGGAACAGCTTATGCAGGCCTTGTATCACATGGATGCCTCGAATTTCCGGAGCGTCATTGCCTCGGCCCAAAAAAGGACGTCCCTTTTCGAACAGTATTTCCTGTCCCGGACTCCGCGACAGAAGCTGGTCTTGTACCTGCTGAAACAGAGATGGGGGAGCCAACCTTTATGGCTTTTCATCCACCTGTCGCACAGGCTGTTCTCGAAATAA
- a CDS encoding glycoside hydrolase family 2 protein — protein MRNTLIAWLFCLPFVSCTSPVMQVDLSGEWTVCLDSTDVGMDASFGGKLFDTSIVLPGTTDEAHLGTKCTLKPALEKPQLLHLTRAYSYVGPAWYSREIQVPSGWKEKDCILHLERVLWDTQVWIDGQKVAGHEESLTTPHEYDLTPYIRPGKKQVLTVRVDNRKRYDMSVNDLAHAYTDATQVKWNGILGDMYIKAVEKTRVESLQLYPDAASRTVKTVVSIYNSSAQAESVNLCLQVKGKGDGKSYASAEAKAEAVKGYSTVELTCQLGDNAPLWDEFNPYLYDASVELVSGKSTSLTTETFGLRDIRHEGNKLVMNEKPIFLRGTLECCIFPLTGTPPTDEASWEKLYASAREYGINHLRFHSWCPPEAAFNVADEMGFYVQVELPVWSVTLGKDSATVEFLRAEAKRISKEYGNHPSFCFWSIGNELQYDFNILASMLGEMKAADDRHLYTTTSFTFEKGHGDWPENQDDFFVTQWTKKGWVRGQGVFNQELPSFDKDFRASIEGMEVPLVTHEIGQYSVYPDLTEIPKYTGTLMPLNFMAVKNDLEKKGLTDKAPQYLQASGKLAAILYKEEIERALKTPGISGFQLLDLHDFPGQGTALVGLLNAFWESKGILTGEEFREFCAPVVPLLRFPKAVYTNNETFEAQIELCNYGKDELKNSTLSWEITADGRLLVKGKTPAAALAFGHNGGLGKISFPLQQVTNASKLEVCLSLDGTEYRNHWNVWVYPSSVDTKWGDVKYTRSYDEAMALLKKGEKVLFNPDWRTLQGIEGKFVPVFWSPVHFPNQAGTMGVLCNPAHPALADFPTDMHTDWQWWDLNINSTTLVVDSLQGGAPVVEMVDNFVHNRRLASLYEGSVGEGKLMLATFDLQTALDKRPVARQMLYSILNYMNSKEFAPAPVEGLDKIKGVFGTAHNQKQSAKGIY, from the coding sequence ATGAGAAATACACTTATCGCTTGGCTGTTTTGTCTTCCTTTTGTTTCGTGTACAAGTCCTGTCATGCAGGTAGATCTTTCCGGAGAGTGGACAGTATGTCTGGATAGTACAGATGTGGGGATGGACGCTTCTTTTGGCGGAAAATTGTTTGATACTTCCATCGTACTTCCGGGTACGACGGATGAGGCTCATCTGGGCACTAAATGTACATTAAAACCTGCATTGGAGAAACCGCAGCTGCTTCATCTGACCCGTGCCTACAGTTATGTAGGTCCGGCCTGGTATTCACGCGAGATTCAGGTACCTTCCGGCTGGAAAGAAAAAGATTGTATCCTTCATCTGGAACGTGTGTTGTGGGATACACAGGTATGGATAGACGGACAGAAGGTAGCAGGCCATGAGGAAAGTCTGACTACTCCGCATGAGTATGACCTGACTCCTTATATTCGGCCAGGGAAAAAACAAGTGCTGACTGTCAGGGTGGACAATCGCAAGCGCTATGATATGTCGGTGAATGACTTGGCCCATGCCTATACTGATGCTACTCAGGTAAAGTGGAACGGTATTTTAGGTGATATGTACATCAAGGCAGTGGAAAAAACACGCGTAGAAAGTTTGCAGCTTTATCCGGATGCTGCTTCACGCACAGTAAAGACTGTTGTTTCTATTTATAACTCTTCTGCTCAAGCTGAGTCTGTCAATCTTTGTTTACAAGTGAAAGGAAAGGGTGACGGCAAATCATACGCTTCTGCCGAGGCCAAAGCAGAAGCTGTGAAAGGCTATTCAACGGTAGAACTGACCTGCCAATTAGGAGATAATGCTCCTCTGTGGGATGAATTCAATCCTTATCTTTACGATGCTTCTGTAGAATTAGTATCCGGAAAATCGACTTCTCTTACAACTGAAACATTCGGATTGCGCGATATACGCCATGAAGGAAACAAACTGGTGATGAACGAAAAACCGATATTCCTTCGTGGTACATTGGAGTGCTGTATTTTTCCTTTGACCGGCACACCTCCTACAGATGAGGCTTCGTGGGAAAAACTTTATGCTTCTGCACGCGAATATGGAATTAATCATCTCCGTTTTCACTCCTGGTGTCCGCCGGAAGCTGCGTTCAATGTAGCCGATGAAATGGGATTCTATGTGCAGGTAGAGCTTCCAGTATGGAGTGTGACGCTTGGAAAAGATTCTGCTACGGTCGAGTTCCTGCGTGCCGAGGCAAAGCGTATAAGTAAGGAATATGGCAACCATCCTTCTTTCTGCTTCTGGAGCATCGGAAACGAGCTGCAATATGATTTCAATATTTTGGCATCCATGTTGGGTGAAATGAAGGCTGCAGACGACCGCCATTTATATACCACCACTTCCTTTACATTCGAAAAAGGTCACGGCGACTGGCCGGAAAACCAGGATGATTTCTTCGTCACTCAGTGGACCAAGAAAGGATGGGTACGTGGACAGGGAGTATTCAATCAGGAACTGCCGTCATTCGATAAAGATTTCCGTGCATCCATAGAAGGTATGGAAGTGCCTTTGGTAACCCATGAAATAGGACAATATTCTGTCTATCCGGATCTTACGGAGATTCCCAAATATACGGGAACTTTGATGCCGCTGAACTTTATGGCTGTGAAGAATGATTTAGAAAAGAAAGGACTGACAGACAAGGCACCTCAGTACCTGCAGGCTTCCGGGAAATTAGCTGCTATTCTTTATAAAGAAGAAATAGAACGTGCTTTGAAGACACCGGGTATCAGCGGTTTTCAACTGCTTGATTTGCACGACTTTCCCGGACAGGGAACGGCTTTGGTAGGATTGCTCAATGCATTTTGGGAAAGCAAAGGCATTCTTACAGGTGAAGAATTCCGTGAATTTTGCGCACCGGTAGTTCCATTGCTGCGTTTCCCGAAAGCTGTATATACGAATAATGAAACATTCGAAGCACAAATAGAACTTTGTAATTACGGAAAGGATGAGTTGAAGAACAGCACTCTTTCTTGGGAGATTACTGCAGACGGACGCTTGTTAGTCAAGGGAAAGACTCCGGCAGCTGCATTGGCTTTCGGGCATAACGGTGGACTGGGAAAAATTTCATTTCCTTTGCAGCAGGTAACCAACGCTTCGAAATTAGAAGTTTGCTTGTCGCTTGACGGAACAGAATACCGTAACCACTGGAACGTATGGGTTTATCCGTCATCCGTAGACACAAAATGGGGAGACGTGAAATACACCCGCAGTTACGACGAAGCAATGGCGTTGCTCAAGAAAGGTGAGAAAGTATTGTTCAATCCCGACTGGCGCACACTTCAAGGCATTGAAGGAAAGTTTGTGCCGGTTTTCTGGAGTCCGGTACATTTTCCGAATCAGGCTGGCACTATGGGGGTACTTTGCAACCCTGCCCATCCGGCATTAGCTGATTTCCCGACTGATATGCATACCGATTGGCAATGGTGGGATTTGAACATTAATTCGACTACCTTGGTAGTAGACAGCCTTCAGGGAGGTGCTCCTGTGGTAGAGATGGTAGACAATTTTGTTCATAACCGTCGCCTGGCTTCCTTGTATGAGGGCAGTGTGGGTGAAGGAAAACTGATGCTGGCCACTTTTGATTTGCAGACAGCCCTCGACAAACGTCCGGTAGCCCGTCAGATGCTTTATTCAATTCTGAATTACATGAACAGCAAAGAGTTTGCTCCAGCTCCGGTGGAAGGACTGGATAAAATAAAAGGTGTGTTTGGAACCGCCCATAACCAGAAGCAGTCCGCTAAAGGTATCTATTAA
- a CDS encoding glycosyltransferase family 1 protein codes for MKLLFDLSSNQNIYDGVTVYALRILKGFQEHRYPHIILLGNSAICDYLTTHFPEYPCIQADIHNENGSLLKNGWKWHRQVRNIDCDVIFSPNPYLTYFSSKRIIQTVHDLQPLKIYKGRTLWAFRIFLPLVLLRSHRLITITDFVQKEIKRIYPFISSRKMHTISNCVSVDPTRYPESPLPEKYLLYVSTLWEYKNIFTLLQALHLLKDQIPHKLVIIGKPMDGYWEKVCVPYIQAHHLEPHILHLRQPVSDQLLAQYYQFADLFIHPSLLEGFGYPPIEAAIHRTPVLTTKETALYESTMGLLNYYEPATDPQALAQKIRELLANPPSAEKLARISEKLRRQYDYAVQAEKVYQYLTQNAPRP; via the coding sequence ATGAAACTTCTTTTTGACTTATCCAGCAACCAGAATATATACGATGGCGTGACGGTGTATGCCTTGCGTATCCTGAAAGGATTCCAGGAACATCGCTATCCCCATATCATCCTTTTGGGTAATTCCGCCATCTGCGATTACCTCACGACCCATTTTCCGGAATACCCCTGCATCCAGGCGGATATTCACAACGAGAACGGTTCGCTTCTCAAGAACGGATGGAAGTGGCACCGGCAGGTACGGAACATCGACTGCGACGTCATTTTCTCGCCCAACCCTTATCTGACCTACTTCAGTTCCAAAAGAATCATCCAGACCGTCCACGACCTGCAACCTCTGAAGATTTACAAGGGCAGGACGTTATGGGCCTTCCGCATCTTCCTGCCGCTTGTCCTGCTCAGAAGCCACCGCCTCATCACCATTACAGACTTCGTACAAAAGGAAATCAAACGCATCTATCCGTTCATTTCCTCCCGGAAAATGCACACTATATCCAACTGTGTAAGCGTAGACCCCACCCGTTACCCGGAGTCCCCGCTGCCGGAAAAGTACCTGCTGTACGTCAGCACACTGTGGGAGTATAAGAATATCTTCACGCTGTTGCAGGCTCTCCATCTGCTGAAAGACCAGATTCCGCACAAACTGGTCATCATCGGGAAACCCATGGATGGGTACTGGGAGAAAGTATGTGTGCCTTATATCCAGGCCCACCATCTGGAGCCGCACATTCTTCACCTCCGCCAACCCGTCAGCGACCAGCTGCTGGCCCAATACTACCAGTTTGCCGACCTCTTCATCCATCCGTCGTTGCTGGAAGGTTTCGGCTATCCGCCCATCGAAGCGGCCATCCACCGGACTCCGGTACTGACCACCAAAGAAACCGCTTTATACGAAAGTACGATGGGACTGCTCAACTATTACGAACCGGCCACCGACCCGCAGGCGCTGGCTCAAAAAATACGGGAACTGCTCGCCAATCCGCCTTCAGCCGAAAAGCTGGCACGGATTTCCGAGAAATTACGCCGTCAATACGATTATGCGGTACAAGCCGAAAAAGTCTATCAGTATCTGACCCAAAATGCTCCCCGCCCATGA
- a CDS encoding lipopolysaccharide biosynthesis protein has protein sequence MSDSSNKRIAINTVLLYVRMLFLVLISLYTSRIVLKTLGVEDFGIHNVVAGIISFLGFLTGSLSGASSRFITFSLGKGDLPQLKATFGNILLIHLLFALLILALGETLGLWFVSTQLNIPPERETAAFWVYQFSILTAIGSLVSMPYNAVIIAHEKMSAFAYLTIGDAVLKLASVFLLMYLPYDKLILYALFILCIQFFDFLVYIAYCSRKFEETQSLHLKINKSLFKEIFYYTGWTMNGNLAVFGYTQGLNILLNIFFNPAVNAARGIAVQVQNIINNFSVNFQTAVNPQLTKSYAQEDYARMHQLLVMSSKFSVFLMCFICLPLSLEIDQVLKWWLGSYPEHTRMFLRLILFTSILFCLANPLITSVHATGRIKRFQLIEGSMLLMIVPLSYLLLRFFHVPPESVFVVHIVVELCTQYARVRIVLPMINMDRKTYIREVIRPIVKVALTAPVIPLLLYSYLPQNIFTFLVVGSACVLSVTSCTYFFGCTEKERSIITHKLRNRLKR, from the coding sequence ATGTCCGATTCCTCCAACAAACGAATCGCTATAAATACGGTGTTGCTATATGTACGAATGCTGTTTCTCGTACTGATTAGCCTGTACACTTCACGTATCGTCCTGAAGACACTGGGCGTGGAAGATTTCGGTATCCACAATGTCGTGGCCGGCATCATCTCTTTCCTCGGATTTCTCACCGGCTCCCTTTCCGGGGCCTCATCCCGATTTATCACATTCTCTCTGGGAAAAGGGGATTTACCTCAACTCAAAGCGACTTTTGGGAACATCCTCCTCATTCACCTGCTCTTTGCTCTTCTCATTCTGGCGCTGGGGGAAACCCTCGGCCTGTGGTTCGTCTCTACCCAGCTGAACATTCCTCCAGAAAGAGAAACGGCGGCCTTCTGGGTGTACCAGTTCTCCATCCTCACTGCCATAGGGAGCCTCGTCAGCATGCCCTACAATGCGGTCATCATCGCGCACGAAAAGATGTCGGCCTTTGCCTACCTCACCATAGGCGATGCCGTCTTGAAACTGGCGTCGGTGTTCCTCCTCATGTATCTGCCTTACGACAAACTGATTCTCTATGCGTTGTTCATCCTGTGTATCCAGTTCTTCGACTTTCTGGTCTACATCGCGTATTGCTCCCGAAAATTCGAGGAGACGCAATCGCTCCACCTCAAAATAAACAAATCCCTGTTCAAGGAGATTTTCTACTACACCGGCTGGACCATGAACGGCAACCTGGCCGTGTTCGGCTATACGCAGGGCCTGAATATCCTGCTCAACATTTTTTTCAATCCGGCGGTCAATGCAGCGAGAGGCATCGCCGTACAGGTACAGAACATCATCAACAACTTCAGCGTCAATTTTCAGACGGCAGTCAATCCGCAACTCACCAAAAGTTATGCGCAGGAAGATTATGCACGCATGCACCAGCTGCTGGTGATGAGTTCCAAGTTTTCGGTGTTCCTCATGTGCTTCATCTGTCTTCCGCTCTCCCTGGAGATTGACCAGGTGCTGAAATGGTGGCTGGGAAGTTATCCCGAACATACCCGTATGTTCCTGCGGCTGATTCTTTTCACCAGTATTCTGTTTTGTCTGGCCAACCCGCTCATCACCTCCGTGCATGCCACCGGACGCATCAAACGGTTCCAACTCATCGAGGGCAGTATGCTCCTGATGATTGTACCCCTGTCCTATCTTCTGCTGCGATTTTTCCACGTACCTCCGGAGAGCGTGTTTGTGGTGCATATCGTCGTAGAACTGTGTACCCAGTATGCCCGGGTACGCATCGTGTTGCCAATGATTAACATGGATAGAAAGACCTATATAAGGGAAGTAATCAGGCCGATTGTAAAGGTAGCCTTAACGGCTCCTGTCATTCCGCTACTCTTATACAGCTACCTTCCGCAGAACATATTCACCTTTCTGGTGGTAGGAAGCGCATGTGTGTTGTCCGTCACCTCGTGTACGTATTTCTTCGGATGTACGGAAAAGGAACGTAGTATCATTACCCATAAACTGAGAAACCGACTGAAAAGATGA
- a CDS encoding glycosyltransferase family 4 protein, with the protein MKIAYLIPKPANTGPILVVLELVKAMSEHGHDCTVYYFDEGDEILFPCKTQRISFFQKINFREFDIVHSHGLRPDCYLFLHKPLRCKARCLTTLHNYIIPDFSYQYNKFIAYTVGNLWMLALRRHDTIVTLSKDALQYYRHRLPARKLTYAYNTRQMVLEAPLDVQTRQQILQFKQGAVTLGVNAALTDRKGIDQVIKALTKLPGYKLIIAGDGKSKASLEKLSVDEQVADRVLFLGYRKDAYRLLPYYDVFVLPSRSEGFGLTLMESALYRKKVVCSRIPIFEELCPQGEVVFFELEQIPSLVQALQQAAGSPELGQKLYQRYLQVFSPEAFYERYHQIYQHT; encoded by the coding sequence ATGAAAATAGCTTATCTCATTCCCAAACCCGCCAATACAGGTCCCATCCTCGTGGTGCTGGAACTCGTCAAGGCAATGTCCGAACACGGACACGACTGTACGGTATACTATTTTGACGAAGGAGACGAAATTCTGTTTCCCTGCAAAACCCAACGAATCTCTTTCTTCCAGAAAATCAATTTCCGTGAATTTGACATCGTACACTCCCATGGCCTGCGACCCGACTGCTATCTCTTCCTGCACAAGCCTCTACGGTGCAAGGCCCGCTGCCTCACGACCCTGCACAACTACATCATTCCCGACTTCTCCTACCAGTATAACAAATTCATTGCCTACACCGTCGGCAATTTATGGATGCTGGCCCTCAGAAGACACGATACCATCGTCACGTTAAGCAAGGATGCCCTGCAATATTACCGCCACAGGTTGCCGGCACGGAAGCTCACCTATGCCTACAACACCCGCCAGATGGTTCTGGAAGCTCCGCTGGATGTACAGACCCGGCAGCAGATTCTGCAATTCAAGCAGGGAGCCGTAACACTGGGAGTCAATGCCGCCCTGACCGACCGCAAAGGCATAGACCAGGTAATCAAGGCCTTGACAAAATTGCCGGGATACAAACTTATCATCGCCGGAGACGGAAAAAGCAAGGCTTCTCTGGAGAAGCTGTCCGTCGACGAGCAAGTGGCAGACAGGGTATTGTTTCTGGGCTACCGGAAAGACGCTTACCGTCTTTTGCCCTATTACGACGTGTTCGTGCTGCCGAGCCGGAGCGAAGGATTTGGGCTTACCCTGATGGAATCGGCCTTATACCGGAAAAAGGTGGTCTGCTCCCGGATTCCCATCTTTGAAGAACTCTGTCCGCAAGGCGAAGTGGTTTTCTTCGAGCTGGAACAGATTCCTTCCCTCGTCCAAGCTCTTCAGCAGGCTGCCGGAAGCCCGGAGCTAGGGCAGAAACTATACCAACGATACCTTCAGGTGTTTTCGCCGGAAGCCTTCTACGAGAGATACCACCAGATTTACCAACATACATAG
- a CDS encoding glycosyltransferase family 1 protein, whose amino-acid sequence MNVLVDMTHITPDKLYASLSIYVFRILDAMPAAERKHFTLLIPSELEDFTRRRYPEYAYLLFPATRAHVSRHKLLRIAQQIRVYRRIVNSSGCDILFIANDLYPYTHIRTRLKKVVVIHDLKVIKDTPRSWAGKIARYLNFRFYASFMKHAEVVVAISNYTKEDILTHYPSVRPEKIKVIYNSVLLAQEAVSPFKNASAPEDYLLYVNTLQPHKNPLTLLKAFQLLKNKISHSLVLVGKETSYWLEELLPYLQAHQLESRILHLQNLREEELRYLYEHARLFITPSLREGFGYTPIEAALCQCPVVCSTCEALPDTTRRQLVYYQPPQDAEALAETLLRTLQNPPSPARRAQIAADYQDAYSCTRQVQDFLTLFHHC is encoded by the coding sequence ATGAACGTCCTTGTAGACATGACCCATATCACGCCCGACAAGCTGTATGCCAGCTTATCCATCTATGTGTTCCGGATACTGGATGCCATGCCCGCTGCCGAGAGGAAGCATTTCACCCTGCTCATTCCCTCGGAACTGGAAGACTTCACCCGCCGGCGGTATCCAGAGTATGCGTACCTGCTTTTTCCGGCAACCCGGGCCCACGTGTCCCGCCACAAGCTGCTCAGAATCGCCCAACAGATACGGGTGTACAGACGCATCGTGAATTCGTCAGGCTGCGACATTCTTTTCATTGCCAACGACTTGTATCCTTACACCCACATCCGGACCCGCCTGAAGAAAGTGGTGGTGATACACGACTTGAAGGTCATCAAGGATACGCCCCGCTCGTGGGCAGGGAAGATAGCCCGCTACCTCAATTTCCGTTTCTACGCCTCTTTCATGAAGCATGCGGAGGTGGTTGTGGCCATTTCCAACTACACCAAAGAGGATATCCTGACACATTATCCTTCCGTCCGACCCGAGAAAATAAAAGTCATTTACAACAGTGTCCTGCTGGCCCAAGAAGCAGTTTCTCCTTTCAAGAATGCCTCTGCTCCAGAAGACTACCTTCTATATGTCAATACGTTGCAACCTCACAAGAACCCGCTGACACTGCTCAAGGCTTTCCAACTGCTGAAAAACAAAATCAGCCATTCGCTGGTCCTCGTCGGGAAAGAAACCTCCTACTGGCTGGAGGAACTCCTGCCTTATCTACAGGCACATCAGCTGGAGTCGCGCATCCTCCACCTGCAGAACCTCCGCGAAGAGGAGCTCAGGTACTTGTACGAACACGCCCGTCTGTTCATCACCCCTTCCTTGCGCGAAGGCTTCGGCTATACCCCCATTGAAGCCGCCCTCTGCCAATGCCCTGTGGTCTGCTCCACCTGTGAGGCCCTGCCCGACACCACCCGCCGGCAACTGGTCTATTACCAGCCCCCACAGGATGCGGAAGCACTGGCCGAGACCCTTCTCCGTACCCTGCAGAATCCGCCTTCTCCTGCCCGACGGGCACAGATCGCAGCCGACTATCAGGATGCCTATTCGTGCACCCGCCAGGTACAGGATTTCCTCACCCTCTTCCATCACTGCTAA
- a CDS encoding EpsG family protein, which produces MLIYIGIYLLILLFLVADFAKESQKHKALHVLGVLLVLFVGLRGSSGADSPVYIDFFNYNTDTIWNWEGVEKGYAEYGFYYLSVLLKSIWNNVDFYFTAISALTIFFLVKSLKEFSIYPLLGFCVYYSRFLIIRDMNQIRQALAMVVIVYAFKLLLSHRKKAFACVILAMTFIHYSSIIVLPFIWLYDRRPNLKQTTGLLALSLVTGFLGSVVLKKLLIATGNIVFLRYVGTANLGLLNPVLIFQLGICFLFSYFEPLLKDRQKGYYLMRNAYLYSTILLLLTCNMGEIGGRLATIFATCEIFILPALATTIRPRLGGYILYVLLAALLFAMNYLKLLQVASSWEYFS; this is translated from the coding sequence ATGCTGATATACATCGGAATATATCTTCTTATTCTACTCTTTCTGGTGGCTGATTTTGCCAAGGAGAGTCAAAAGCACAAGGCTCTCCACGTGCTGGGAGTCCTCTTGGTGCTCTTTGTCGGCCTCAGAGGGAGTAGCGGAGCCGACTCCCCCGTCTATATCGACTTCTTCAATTACAACACGGATACCATCTGGAACTGGGAAGGAGTGGAAAAGGGATATGCCGAATATGGATTCTACTATCTGTCGGTGCTCCTGAAAAGTATCTGGAACAACGTGGATTTTTATTTTACAGCCATCTCCGCGCTGACCATTTTCTTTCTGGTAAAATCGCTGAAGGAATTTTCCATCTATCCCCTGCTGGGATTCTGCGTGTATTACTCCAGATTCCTCATCATCCGTGACATGAACCAGATACGGCAGGCTTTGGCCATGGTGGTCATCGTCTATGCCTTCAAGCTGCTGCTCAGCCACCGGAAAAAAGCCTTTGCCTGCGTCATTCTGGCCATGACTTTCATCCATTACAGTTCCATCATTGTCCTGCCGTTTATCTGGCTGTATGACCGACGGCCCAATCTGAAACAGACCACTGGTCTTCTGGCGCTCAGTCTGGTGACCGGATTTCTGGGCAGCGTGGTCTTAAAGAAACTGCTCATCGCCACGGGAAACATCGTATTCCTGCGGTATGTGGGCACGGCCAATCTGGGTCTTCTGAACCCGGTACTGATTTTCCAGCTGGGCATCTGTTTCCTGTTCAGCTACTTTGAACCGTTGCTGAAAGACAGGCAGAAAGGATACTATCTCATGCGCAATGCTTACCTGTATTCCACTATCCTGCTCTTGCTTACGTGCAACATGGGAGAAATCGGCGGACGACTGGCCACTATCTTCGCCACCTGCGAAATCTTTATCTTGCCGGCACTGGCTACCACCATCCGGCCTCGCCTGGGCGGATACATCCTTTACGTGCTGCTGGCCGCTCTGCTTTTCGCCATGAACTACCTCAAGCTGCTGCAAGTAGCCTCTTCATGGGAATATTTCTCATGA